The following is a genomic window from Akkermansiaceae bacterium.
GGACGGGAGCGGGCAGCAAGGTGTTGCAACTCGGTGATCTCGACGGTCGCAGCCTGCGGGTCACCGCCACCGTCGGCAGAGCGTCCGCCGATGCCGGTGCGTGGGCAAGACAAGCGGCGCGCCTGTTGATCGGGGTTCAGGAAATGGGGCGGAACTGGCGACCGGTGGCTGTCAGGAAAATCAACGTCGGCCCGGCACCCTGGGATCAGGCCGATGACAACCTGGCGCTGGCCAACGACGAGGTCGGACATGTTTCCTTCGAACTCAGGCTAGACGTCGGGGAAATGCGCGGGGACGCGGTTTTTTTCCTCTACCTGGACCCCACATCTCCCTCCGGCTCCGAGGTGTTTGTGGATGATCTTGATATCGAACTCATCGAGTGACAAAGGGCTGGAATGAACGGGGGAAGGGTGTCCGGCAAAAAAAGTAAAAAAAGATCAAAAAAAATGTCAGATCTCCTCGGCGGGCGCGGAGTAGCTAGGGTGCCGATTCCCGGCACTGAAACTAAAACCCATCAAACCCAAAGCAACCTATGATGAAATACCCTACCCTAATACTCTCGGCGCTTGCCGGCGGCGCCCAGTTTGCCGCCGCTGCGGCCATTTCCCTGAGCCCCCTGCAAAACGGCTCGTTCGAGACCGACACCGCCCCGCCCGGCGGAAACAATTTCTACCTGAAAACAGCAACCGGATGGGGGACGCCGAACAGTAGCAACACCCGCATCTACCTCGCCGGGTCCAACCATTTCAATGAGGTGGGCACTGGCACAGGCGCTTATGCAGCGGACGGCGTGAACGCCCTGCTTCTGCTCAACGGCTCATGGATCAACCAGCCGTTGATGGGGCTTACCGACGCCAGCCCGTCCACCGAGGTCAACCTGACCGCTGCGGACCTTACCGGGCAGACAGTCCGGATTTCCTTCTCGCTGGGACACCAGACAGGTTATGTCGGCCGTGGAACCATCGGCATTCAGTATAAGGAGGGTGGCACCACCTGGAAAAACTACGGGGTCCAGTTTGACACCGGGAGCGGCACCAGCACCAGCAGCCTGGTTTACCTTGGTATCCCCGAGAGTGAATGGGCCCAGACTTACGTGGACATTACCCTTCCCGGGGGCATCACCGATACCAACAACGTCCAGCTCTACGCGGTTAACAACAGCGGGTCAGCCTGGTTCGACAACGTTCAGGTGACGTCCGTCCCCGAGCCGTCGGTCGCGCTGATGGCAAGCCTCGGCCTGCTCGGCCTGATGCGCCGCCGCCGCTGATGCCTCCTCCCGCCACGGTTTTCAAAGCCGTTTATTTCCCAGCAGGCGGCATGGCATGGGTCATGCCGCCTTTTTAACGCCCCCGCCCCACCGCAATTTTCCCTATTTTTCACTTCTTTACCCTTCTGCATTTCCACTGCCATGTTTAAAAAATTTCTCACCGCCTTGATGATCGCCGCCCCGCTGGCGGATGCCGCCGAGTTCCATGTCTCCCCCTCGGGAGCCGACAGCAACGACGGCTCGGCCGGCTCTCCGTTCCGGACCATCCAACACTCCGCCAATGTCGCCCAGCCCGGTGACACGATCACGGTGCACGAAGGCGTTTACCGCGAGCGGATCGACCCGCCCCGGGGTGGCACCAGTGACACCAAGCGCATTACCTACCAGGCCGCCGCCGGCGAGACCGTGGTCATCAAGGGCTCGGAACCCGCCAGAGGATGGGTACGCGAGGTCAATGACACCTGGAAGCTGGTTGTTCCTAACAGCCGCTTCGGGCTTTTCAACCCGTTCAATGTGAAAATTCATGGCGACTGGTTCATCGACAACGGTCGCGCGCACCACCAGGGGTCTGTCTATCTGGACGGTGCGTGGCTGACGGAGGCGACCAGTAAGGCCGCCGTCCAGGCCGCGGCGTCGGGCGACGCGCTCTGGCACGCGGAAGTCGATGGCGGCGGATACCTCATGAACGTCGCCTGGCTCAGGCCGGTGGTTGGATCGGGTGGCTCCTCCAAGGTGGATGCGGTTGACTACAGCAGCCGCCACGGTGTCATCGCCGCGGCGTCGAGTGAGGGCGGCGACTGTCTTGGTTATATCGAGGACGGCGACTGGGCCGCTTACCAGTCGGTCGATTTCGGCGCCGGAGCATCGCAGGTCGAAATCCGCGTCGCGACCCCGGTGGGCGGTGGCGTGATTGAACTTCGTGAGGGGAAGCCCGACGGGGCATTGCTCGGCACCTGCACGATTGCTGCAAGCGGCGGCTGGCAGAGCTGGCAGACATTCACCGCGACCATTCCGGAAAAAAGTGGCGAGCAGGACCTCTGCCTCGTTTTCCGGTCCGACCAGCACGCCACCGGATTCACCACCATCCGGGCCCAGTTCCCGGGGGTCGATCCGAATGAGGCCGATGTGGAGATCAGTCAACGCGAGACGGTTTTCTATCCCTCCAAAACGGGGATCAACTACCTGACGGTCAAGGGTTTCACCATGGAGCACGCGGCCACGCCCTGGGCACCGCCGACGTCCGAGCAGATCGCCGTCATCGGCACCCACTGGAGCAAGGGCTGGATCATCGAGGACAACACCGTGCGCTACTCCGCCTGCTCCGGCATCAGTCTGGGGAAATACGGCGACCGCTACGACAACACCTCCCAAAACTCCGCCACGGGATATGTCGAAACCATCAACCGGGCGCTCGCCAACGGCTGGAACAAGGCGACCATCGGCAGCCATGTGGTGCGCAACAACCACGTCTCCCACTGCGAGCAGGCGGGCATCGTCGGCAGCCTCGGCTGTTCGTTCAGCACCGTCACCGGCAACGCCGTGCACGACATCCACGCCCGCCGACTTTTCAGCGGCCACGAGCAGGCGGGTATCAAGTTCCACGGTGCGATCGATGTGCTGCTGGGCAATAACCATATTTTCAACAACTACCGGGGGATCTGGCTCGACTGGATGACCCAGGGCACGCGGGTCACCCGCAACCTGATGCACGGCAACGCGGCTGCGCGCGACCTCTATGTCGAGGTCAACCACGGCCCGTTCATGGTGGACCACAATATCTTCCTCTCCGCCAACACGCTCCAGGACTGGTCGCAGGGCGGCACCTACGCCCACAATCTGTTTGCCGGCACGCTCCTGCAGCGACCCGAGACCCGCCGCGAAACGCCTTACCATCAGCCGCACTCGACCACCCTGGCCGGCAGCTCGGCGATCCAGGCGAGTGACAACCGGTTCTACAACAACATCTTCACCGGCACGGCGTCCCTGGGTGATTACGCGTCCGAAACCCGGCCGTGTTTCATGGGGGGCAACGTCTTTGTCAACGGCGCGTCGTCGTCACCCTACGAGACCTCACCGCTGAACGTACCCGGGTTCAATCCGAATGTCCAGTTGCTGGAAAAGGCGGACGGTTACTACCTCCGCATCACCCTGGACGGGTCCTGGGACGGGCTGCAGACCCGGCCGCTGATTACCACGGCCATGCTGGGAAATGCGGCGGTGCCAAACCTTCCGTATGAACAGGCGGATGGCACCGCTTACCGACTGGACACCGATTTCCGTAGCGATCCCAGGAGCGCCACCAATCCATACCCGGGTCCCTTCGAGGCACCCCAGGGTGGCACCTTTGAGTTTAAAGTCTACTCCGCCGTGTTGCCCGAGGTCAGCCCTACCGAGACAAGTTCGCTGGACCCCATGGAAAACGGATCCTTTGAGCAGGATAACCTGGCCGCCGGGTCTTATACCACAACTGTCGCAGGATGGACGACTCCGGGTTCCACCCATACCCGGGTCTACAGGACAACCTCGGCGATGTTTGATGAAGTGAACTCCGGAAGCGCCGCCTATTCCGCCGACGGCGCAAATGCATTGCTGCTCCTCAACGGGTCCTGGATCAATCAATCCCTGACTGGAACCACTGATGCCAGCCCGAACACATCAGTCAACCTGACCGCGGCGGATTTGTCCGGTCGCACGATCCGTGTTTTTTTTTCGATGGGCAGTCAGAAATCCTATGCCGCGGGCCGTGGAATCATTGGCCTTCAGTATAATAACGGCTCGTGGCAGAACTTCGGGGTCACACTGGATACCGGCACAGGCACTAACAACGACGATGAGCTTTACCTGGACCTTGCCGAAGGAGAGTGGGGAAGAGCCTCGGTGGACATCACCTTGCCGGAGGGCTTGGTCTCATCGAGCCAGGTATTGTTTTATGGACTGAATGTCTCCGGCTCATTCTGGCTCGATGATATCGAATTAAGGTTGTTGCCGGCGGACGATATTGATGAAGACGGTCTGTCCGACACCTGGGAAAGCTCGTTTTTTCCCGGTGATTTGACACGCCTCGACGGCACCGCTCCTGCAGGTGCTGGACCGGGGCCTGGATCCGGCGATTACGATGGTGACGGTGTCCAGGATTACGATGAGTTCCGTCTGGATATCAACCCGACATTGGCGGACTCGGACGGTGATTCCTGGACGGATTACCAGGAAATGGGAGCAGGCAGTGATGCCGGTGATGGCAGCTCGGTGCCAGCTGCGGGTAGCGTGCCTCGTGTGAACTCTACTGTGATAGACACCGGGACGATTACCCTCACGGTCGGATATTTGAACCCTGCCAAAACCTATCAGCTTGTGCGAGGCCTCGACTTGTCTTCATTTCCAGTTGTCGTCCAAACCATCGTCCAGCCCATGCGCACAGATGTATTTTCCGATGCGCTTCCTCCTGAGCCGCACGCCTTTTATCGTGTCGAGGAGGTGCGCTGATAGATTACGGGTATCATGCTCCACGGTGCGCCGGTGGATTTGTTAGTTTTTGTTAGTCTGCGGCGAGCTCGGAATTGAGTTTGAGAACCTGGCCGGGCTGCATCGTGATGCTGCGTTTCACGGCACCGTAGCGAAGCTTGATGCTGCGTCCCTGTGACGAGTGGATGCGCACTGCGGTGAGCTTGTGGTTTTTCCACTCGATATCGATGGTGAACCCGCCGCGTGCGCGCAGGCCTTTGACGGAACCCTCCGGCCAGGCTTTGGGCAGGGCCGGGAGGAGTTCGGTGGAGAAACCGTCGCGCCAGTTGCCCTGGTCGCTCTGCAGCAGCATCTCCGCCACGGCTGCGGTCAGGCCGAAGTTGGCGTCGATCTGGAATGGTGAGTGGGTGGCCAGCAGGTTCGCGTAGAGTCCGCCGCCGCCGCGATAGACGATACCCGTCGTCTTGCAGGGACGCAGGATTTCCCGCAGCCGGGCGTGCGCCTCCTCGCCGTTGTGGAGGCGTGCCCAGAGTGACGCCCGCCACGCGGCTCCCCAGCCGGTGTTGTTGGTGCCCCGGGCGCGCAGGCTTTTGGCGGCGGCCGCCGCCCATTCGGGGGTGCTTTCAGGATCGATCATGCGCCCGGGATGGAGTGCCACGAGGTGGGAGACGTGCCGGTGGTGTGGATCGACGGCGGGCCAGTCCTGCGGCCACTCGCGGATCAGACCATTGGAGCCGACGGTGACGGGGGGCGCCAGGCGGGCCAGTTTGCCCTTCAGCTCCCGCACCAGTTCGGGGTCCCTGCCCAGCAGGGTGGCGGCCTCGATGGTGTTGGTGAAGACGTCGTGGGCGCATTGCTGGTCGATGGCGGCACCGGCGCAGTGGCGGTAGGACTTGCCGTCGGTGTAGCGGAAATTGATTTCCGGCGAGAGGCTCGGTGCGACGGCCAGTCGTCCGTCCGGCCGCTCCACCAGCAGGTCGGAGAGGAACATGGCGGCGTCCTTCATGACCGGGTAGGCCCGGTCGCGCAGATAGTCCTGGTTTCCGCTGAAGAGGAACTCGTCATAGACGTTGTTGGCCAGCCAGCCGGTGGCGCCGGGCCAGAGCCAGCGCGGCGCGGCGTACCCCCAGGGGTTGGTGTAGATGTTCATGAAGAACCCGCGCGCGCCGAAGTATTTTTTAGCGGCTTCGCCCCCGGGTTTCCGCTGGAAATGGAGGAAGTCGAGCAGCGGGGGGACGCACTCGGAGAGGTTGGCGGCGCTACTCGCCCAGTAGTTCATCTCCAGATTGATGTCGGTGTGGTAGTCGCTGTCCCATGCGGGTTTGGTGGAGCCGTTCCATATCCCCTGAAGGTTGGCCGGCAGGCCGCCGCGGCGGGAACTCGAGATGAGCAGGTAGCGGCCGTAATGGAACAGCAGCGCCTCGAGGCCGGGGTCCTTGCCGCCGGACTTGGCGTAGGTGGTCACGCGCTTGTCGGCGGGAAGTTTTTCTTTTTCCTCCGCAGTGGGCAATACCAGCCGGGTCCGCTCAAACAGCGGTTGGTAGTCGGCGAGGTGGCTGGCGTTCACTTTCGCCCACCCCTTGGCAACGGCGGCGGCAATCTGCTTGCCGGTGATGCCGTCAAGATCCCTGTCCTTCCGACAGGCGGGCCATTCCATCGCGTAGTCGGTGGCGGCGGCAACGAAGATCACCAGCGAATCCGCCCCCTCGACGGTGAGGCTGCTGCCGTCGCTGCGGGATGTTCCGCCGTCGGCGACAATGGCAAGCCGCGCCCGCCAGGTCAGGCCGCTCTCCGGCATGGTGCCGCTCAGCACCAGGGTCCGATTGTCAGGTGTGCTGGTGCGGATGTTCTTGTGCACGCAATTAAAGCTGATCCGGGTGCTGACCGACGCCGCTTTGTCCGCGCT
Proteins encoded in this region:
- a CDS encoding glycoside hydrolase family 95 protein, whose translation is MIKSRILPVLSSVLITSLACLHAASDCIRLDKPAGNWMTDALPVGNGRLGAMLFGTLETERVLLNESSLWSGKVDPGHDAKLAAAMPELRRLLAEGRIQEAEKLTKGDVKRQHFGAYQPLAELRLKMAGHDAAPTNYLRKLDLARASASVSYRLGDTSYTREIIASYPDQVIAMRISADKAASVSTRISFNCVHKNIRTSTPDNRTLVLSGTMPESGLTWRARLAIVADGGTSRSDGSSLTVEGADSLVIFVAAATDYAMEWPACRKDRDLDGITGKQIAAAVAKGWAKVNASHLADYQPLFERTRLVLPTAEEKEKLPADKRVTTYAKSGGKDPGLEALLFHYGRYLLISSSRRGGLPANLQGIWNGSTKPAWDSDYHTDINLEMNYWASSAANLSECVPPLLDFLHFQRKPGGEAAKKYFGARGFFMNIYTNPWGYAAPRWLWPGATGWLANNVYDEFLFSGNQDYLRDRAYPVMKDAAMFLSDLLVERPDGRLAVAPSLSPEINFRYTDGKSYRHCAGAAIDQQCAHDVFTNTIEAATLLGRDPELVRELKGKLARLAPPVTVGSNGLIREWPQDWPAVDPHHRHVSHLVALHPGRMIDPESTPEWAAAAAKSLRARGTNNTGWGAAWRASLWARLHNGEEAHARLREILRPCKTTGIVYRGGGGLYANLLATHSPFQIDANFGLTAAVAEMLLQSDQGNWRDGFSTELLPALPKAWPEGSVKGLRARGGFTIDIEWKNHKLTAVRIHSSQGRSIKLRYGAVKRSITMQPGQVLKLNSELAAD
- a CDS encoding PEP-CTERM sorting domain-containing protein; amino-acid sequence: MMKYPTLILSALAGGAQFAAAAAISLSPLQNGSFETDTAPPGGNNFYLKTATGWGTPNSSNTRIYLAGSNHFNEVGTGTGAYAADGVNALLLLNGSWINQPLMGLTDASPSTEVNLTAADLTGQTVRISFSLGHQTGYVGRGTIGIQYKEGGTTWKNYGVQFDTGSGTSTSSLVYLGIPESEWAQTYVDITLPGGITDTNNVQLYAVNNSGSAWFDNVQVTSVPEPSVALMASLGLLGLMRRRR
- a CDS encoding carbohydrate-binding protein, with protein sequence MFKKFLTALMIAAPLADAAEFHVSPSGADSNDGSAGSPFRTIQHSANVAQPGDTITVHEGVYRERIDPPRGGTSDTKRITYQAAAGETVVIKGSEPARGWVREVNDTWKLVVPNSRFGLFNPFNVKIHGDWFIDNGRAHHQGSVYLDGAWLTEATSKAAVQAAASGDALWHAEVDGGGYLMNVAWLRPVVGSGGSSKVDAVDYSSRHGVIAAASSEGGDCLGYIEDGDWAAYQSVDFGAGASQVEIRVATPVGGGVIELREGKPDGALLGTCTIAASGGWQSWQTFTATIPEKSGEQDLCLVFRSDQHATGFTTIRAQFPGVDPNEADVEISQRETVFYPSKTGINYLTVKGFTMEHAATPWAPPTSEQIAVIGTHWSKGWIIEDNTVRYSACSGISLGKYGDRYDNTSQNSATGYVETINRALANGWNKATIGSHVVRNNHVSHCEQAGIVGSLGCSFSTVTGNAVHDIHARRLFSGHEQAGIKFHGAIDVLLGNNHIFNNYRGIWLDWMTQGTRVTRNLMHGNAAARDLYVEVNHGPFMVDHNIFLSANTLQDWSQGGTYAHNLFAGTLLQRPETRRETPYHQPHSTTLAGSSAIQASDNRFYNNIFTGTASLGDYASETRPCFMGGNVFVNGASSSPYETSPLNVPGFNPNVQLLEKADGYYLRITLDGSWDGLQTRPLITTAMLGNAAVPNLPYEQADGTAYRLDTDFRSDPRSATNPYPGPFEAPQGGTFEFKVYSAVLPEVSPTETSSLDPMENGSFEQDNLAAGSYTTTVAGWTTPGSTHTRVYRTTSAMFDEVNSGSAAYSADGANALLLLNGSWINQSLTGTTDASPNTSVNLTAADLSGRTIRVFFSMGSQKSYAAGRGIIGLQYNNGSWQNFGVTLDTGTGTNNDDELYLDLAEGEWGRASVDITLPEGLVSSSQVLFYGLNVSGSFWLDDIELRLLPADDIDEDGLSDTWESSFFPGDLTRLDGTAPAGAGPGPGSGDYDGDGVQDYDEFRLDINPTLADSDGDSWTDYQEMGAGSDAGDGSSVPAAGSVPRVNSTVIDTGTITLTVGYLNPAKTYQLVRGLDLSSFPVVVQTIVQPMRTDVFSDALPPEPHAFYRVEEVR